In a single window of the Candidatus Eisenbacteria bacterium genome:
- a CDS encoding DUF1844 domain-containing protein: MTDATPSRDAALFLQLVLGLQQAAMVALGKLMNPMTGKLERNLDAAKNTIDTLGALEARTKGNLEADEQRVLTQVVTDLRLNYVDELKKGAAGS; encoded by the coding sequence ATGACGGACGCCACACCCTCACGCGACGCCGCACTCTTCCTGCAACTCGTGCTCGGCCTGCAGCAGGCGGCCATGGTCGCGCTCGGCAAGCTGATGAACCCGATGACGGGCAAGCTCGAGCGCAATCTCGACGCGGCCAAGAACACGATCGACACGCTGGGCGCCCTCGAAGCGCGCACGAAGGGGAACCTCGAGGCCGACGAGCAGCGCGTGCTGACCCAGGTCGTGACCGACCTGCGGCTCAACTACGTGGACGAGCTCAAGAAGGGCGCGGCGGGAAGCTGA
- the mazG gene encoding nucleoside triphosphate pyrophosphohydrolase: MTDRERTAFEQLVAVCRRLRGPDGCPWDREQTLETMTPYLTEESVEAVEAIASGDADHAAEELGDLGFLVVFCLELLGEQRGIGLAEALERAANKLIRRHPHVYGDAVVQDGGAAYRQWQEIKKAEKRSGDAPASLLGEQPRGLPALVAAYRLQEKAAAVGFDWPSTAGPVAKIREETAEVERSLSEGDATPDTAHEIGDLLFAVVNLARHLRVDPERELRATLRRFRERFLHVERRLAETGRAPSQATLEEMDRYWEEAKRLARMQAAGAPPAGEPT; the protein is encoded by the coding sequence ATGACCGACCGTGAGCGCACCGCATTCGAGCAGCTCGTCGCTGTCTGCCGCCGGCTTCGCGGCCCCGACGGATGCCCGTGGGACCGCGAGCAGACGCTCGAGACGATGACGCCCTACCTGACCGAGGAATCGGTCGAAGCCGTCGAAGCGATCGCCTCCGGCGACGCCGATCACGCGGCCGAGGAGCTCGGCGACCTCGGGTTCCTGGTGGTCTTCTGCCTCGAACTGCTCGGCGAGCAGCGCGGCATCGGGCTCGCCGAGGCGCTCGAGCGCGCGGCGAACAAGCTGATCCGCCGCCATCCGCACGTGTACGGCGACGCGGTGGTGCAGGACGGCGGCGCCGCGTATCGCCAGTGGCAGGAGATCAAGAAGGCCGAGAAGCGCTCCGGCGACGCGCCGGCATCGCTGCTCGGAGAGCAGCCCAGGGGGCTGCCCGCGCTGGTGGCCGCCTACCGGCTCCAGGAAAAGGCCGCGGCCGTCGGCTTCGACTGGCCCTCGACCGCCGGCCCGGTCGCGAAGATCCGCGAGGAGACGGCCGAGGTCGAACGTTCGCTGTCGGAGGGCGACGCGACCCCCGACACGGCGCACGAAATCGGTGACCTGCTGTTCGCGGTCGTGAACCTCGCGCGCCACCTGCGGGTGGATCCCGAACGCGAGTTGCGCGCCACTTTGCGCCGCTTTCGCGAACGTTTCCTGCACGTCGAGCGGCGGCTCGCGGAGACCGGCCGCGCACCGTCGCAGGCCACCCTCGAAGAGATGGACCGCTACTGGGAGGAGGCCAAGCGCCTCGCCCGCATGCAGGCGGCCGGCGCGCCGCCTGCCGGAGAGCCGACATGA